A stretch of DNA from Candidatus Deferrimicrobiaceae bacterium:
GTGGCGTTCTCCACGACCATGTTCGCCAGGCGGGCCCAGATCCACCAGAGCCACCTCACGGAACACCTGACCTGGTTCGACCGGGGATTCCGCGACGCCGTGGGGTGGGGGCGGGCGATGCTGCCGGGAAGGGGGATCCCGGAATCCGCCGCCGAGGGGACGTCGATGAAGATGATCTACGGGCAGGCCATCCGGCAGGCGACGGCGATGGGCTTCAACGACGCCTTCTGGATCCTCTCCGTTCTCATGGTGTGCGTCCTTCCCCTTCTCCTCCTGATGCGACGGCCGGAACACCAGAACGATCCCCCGCCGCCCGGGCACTGACCCTCCCCCCCGGGGAAGATTTCTTTCCCCGGGGGGGTTGCGGTATACTGGGTTCACCGAAGACCCGTCGTCCGTTCACTTCCTCTTCCTGCCTGCGGAAAGTCGTGCTCCACTCGCGGTGAACCTGACCAGCCCCAGGAGGTTTCCGATGAGCGTCCCCCAGACCCTTGTACGTCTTCTCGAGGAACGCAAGATCCCGTTCCAGGCGGAGGCGCACCCCGAGGCGTTCACCGCCCAGCAGGCCGCCCAGGCGTCTCATGTGCCGGGAAGGGCCTTCGCCAAATCGGTGCTCGTGAACGTCGACGGGACGATCTGGATGGCGGTCGTCCCTGCGACGGAGCGGGTCGACCTCAGGCGGATGCAGGCCTGCCTCGGCGCGAAAAAGGTCCGGCTCGCGAGCGAGGCGGAGTTCGCGCCCCTGTTCACCGACTGCGACATCGGGGCGATGCCGATCTTCGGGTCCCTCTATCATATTCCGGTGCTCGTGTCCCACGAGCTCATGGAAAACCCGGAGATCGCCTTCACGGCGGGGACCCACCGGAAGATCGTGCGGATCCGGACGAGCGACTATCTCGCCGTCGAACAGCCCAGGGTCTGCGAGCGCGAGGCGATCCTGGCGGGGGCGATCTGAGGATTGCCGGGCAGGGCGCGACACCCCGCCGTCATTCCGCCGTGGGGGGTCCCTCCTTCCGGACATCGGGGGGCGCCGAGCCTGTGTGTGCTCCGCGCCTGACCGGGAGAGCGGTCGACTGCCCCCGCGCAAGAACCCGTCCGTCCCCGGCGGTGACCGTGAGTTCGCAGACCATCGACTGACGGCCTCCGTGGATGATCCTGGACTCCCCGATCACCTCCTCGCCCGGTTTCGCAGCCCGGAAGACGTTCAGGCTCCACTGGACGCCCACCGCGTCGACCACCGCGTTGACCGAGAGGGCGAACGCCGCGTCGGCGACGGCGAAGAGGAGGACCCCGTGCCCGATCCCGTGCGCGTTGAGGAACCGATCCTTCACCTCCACCGACACCTTCGCATACCCCTCCCGGGCCTCGAGCAGTTTCATCCCGAAGTCCTGGATCAGCCGGTCCCCCTGCCAGATCTCGCCGATTCGTCCCATCGCCTCTCTCCTCATCCTTTCCGGTAGGCCCTGGCCAGCTCCACGTAGTTGCCGGCGGTGACCCGGTTTCCTTCCGCCGACCCCGGGCCGAGATCCTTCACCACTTTCCCCGGGACCCCCAGGACGAGGGAGTGCGGCGGGACGACGGTCCCCGGGGGCACGACGGCCCCGGCTCCGATCACGCTCCCCCTCCCGATGACCGACCCGTCCAGCACGACCGCCCCGATCCCGATGAGGCAGAAATCCTCCACCGTGCAGCCGTGCACGACGGCCCTGTGGCCGATGGTGATCTCGTCCCCCACGGCCAGGGGGTCTTTCCCCGTGACGTGCAGGGTGCAATGGTCCTGCACGTTGGTCCTTTTCCCGATCCGGATGCGGTGAATGTCCCCCCGGATGACGGTGTGGAACCAGACGCTGGAATCCTCCCCGATCTCCACGTCCCCGATCACCATCGCCCCTTCCGCCACAAACACGCTTCCGTGGCATTTCGGGGCGATGCCGCGAACCCCGATGAACAAGGATCCTCCTCCCCGCCCCCCGAAAAAAACCGAGGGGTGCTCCTTCCGGCACAACTTTCTCAGAATACCCCATTTCCCCAGGCGGCCAGTGTACCGTCTCGTAAATAGCTTGACGCACCGAGAGCGTCGATGCGCCGCGCCAGCAAGGCGCGCGACTGAGGCATACCGTTGAGTATGGTGAAGAAGCGCAACGAAGCGGGAGCGGATGCAGCGGCGCTCGAATGCCAAGGTATTTGCGAGACGGTGCACTAGCCAGAGGATCCGCTCACCCCTCCTCTTTCCGCCTTTTCGCCCTCCTCCCGAATGAGATCCCCTTCCCGTGTGCGCCGCGGAAAATTCCGGAATCCGGCTGTGGGGGGTTGCATCAAAGGAGAGATTCCGACATAAAAATGGATAATCGAGGGGAAAGCACAAGGGTAGCGTGCAAGGTTCCGCGATCGTGAGCATTGAACATCGCTTGGCGAAAGAGGAGGACGGACATGCTGAAGGAATTTAAGGAATTCGCCGTGAAGGGCAACATGGTCGACATGGCGGTGGGTATCATTATCGGCGTCGCATTCGGGGCGATCATCGGATCGCTGGTCTCCGACGTCCTGATGCCGCCGATCGGGCTGTTGCTGGGCAACGTCGATTTCTCGAACCTCTTCCTGGTGCTCAAGGAAGGAAAAACCGTCGGTCCCTATGCGACGATCGCCGCGGCGAAGGGAGCGGGGGCGGTCACGCTGAATTACGGGCTGTTCGTGAACACCATCGTAAACTTCCTCATCATCGCGTTCGCCCTCTTCTTCGTCGTCCGCGGGATCAACACCCTCAAGAAAAAGGAGGAGGCCCCCGCCGTTCCGACGACGAAGGAGTGCCCGCACTGCCTGTCGACGATCCCGATCCAGGCGAAGAAGTGCGGCCACTGCACGTCGGAGCTCAAGGCCGCGTGACCGGCGGGAGCCGCACCGTTCCCCGGCTTCTCCGCGAACCGGGCATGCCGAAAGATGCGGCTCCCTCTCCTCATCCTCGTTCCGAGCGTCACCGCCTTCTCCCGGGAGGGGCGAGGGGCAGATCCCGCGCAGCGGGTAGGAGGTATCGATCCCAGGCGTTACAATTGCTCCCATGGGCACGCTTCCCGCGCTTCGCACCGACATCGACCTGATTCCCGCCCGTCTCGAGGGGCGGGACGTGATCCTTGTCCGGGACTCGCTGGGGATCGTCGCGCCGAACGCCGCCCTCTCCGGGGAAGTTGCCCCGTATCTTCCGCTCTTCAACGGGTTCTCCACCGTCGATGACCTGCAGATCGTCATGATGCGCCGCCAAGGCGGCTCCCTCGTCTTCCGTTCCGAAGCCGAGCGGATCGTCGGGGAACTCTCCCGGATGGGGATTTTGCAGACCGAGTCGACCCGCGAAGCGAAGGAGAGAATCGTCCGGGAGTTTACCGCCAGCCCCGAGCGGACGGCGGCGCTCGCCGGAAGCGCCTACCCCGCGGACCCCGCGGCTCTCGCCGCCCTGATCGACCGGATCCTCTCCCTCCCGGTTCCTCCCGCCGGCCGTCCTCCCGGTTCCCCGTGCGCACTGGCGTCCCCCCACATCGACCTCCGGGTGGCCGAGAGGACCTACGCGGCGGCCTATCGGGCGATCCGGGGCCCCGCCCCCCCCGCCGTTCTTCTCCTCGGGACCGGCCACTCCCTGGGGCAGTCCCGATACTGTCTCACGGCCAAGACCTTCACGACCCCCCTGGGCCGTGTCTTTGCGGACCGGGCCGCAGTGGAGGAGATCCGCGGGAAAGCGGAAGATGCGCTCTCCCCCGACGACTTCGCCCACCGGACGGAGCATTCGATCGAGTTTCCGCTCCTCTTTCTCCAGCGGATCTTCCCGATGGAGAAGATCCCGGTCCTCCCCGTCCTGTGCGGGCAGATGGAAGACCTGTTCGGTCAGGTACGGTCCCCGCTCGATGCGCCGGGCGTCGCGCCGTTCGTCGAGGCGGTTTCCGCCTGGTTTTCCGCGCCGCCGGAGGGGAAACTCGTCGTGGCGGGCGTCGACCTCTCCCATGCGGGGCCGAAGTTCGGGGATCCCCAGCCGGCCTCGTCGCTCGAGCCTGCCTTCCGCGCCTTCGACGGGGAGATCCTTCATGCCCTGGAAGCCGGAGACGCCGCCGCCCTGTTCTCGGCGGGAGCCCGAGAGCGGAACCGGTACCGGATCTGCGGGTTCTCGTCGTTGTGGACCCTCCTGGCCGTCGTTCCGGGAATCCGCGGGACGGTGCTGGACTACCAGGTATGGCACGAGGAGCCGACCCGGTCGGCCGTCAGCTTCGCGGCGGTCACGTTCACCCGCTGACCGTTCGGAACCCCTTGCGGCCACCGCGACATCTTCCGATAATCGGATAAGGAAAGGGATTCCCCGGGGAAGGAAGATGAAGAACCAACAGATCGCCGTCGTTTTCAGCGAAATCGCCTCCCTTCTGGAGCTTTCGGGGGAGAACCCGTTCCGCATCCGGGCGTACCAACGGGCGGCATGGAACATCGGGGGGCTTTCCCAAGACGTCGCCGAGATGACCGATGAGGAGCTTCGGGCCATCCCCGGGATCGGGCCGGACCTCGTCGAAAAGATCCGGCAATTTCTCGGGACGGGGCGCGTCGACCTGCACGCGGACCTGAAGAAGGAGATCCCCTCGGGGCTGCTCGACATCCTCCGGGTCCCGGGTGTCGGGCCGAAGACCGCGAAGACCCTGTACGCGAAAGCGGGCGTGCGAAGCCTGGACGACCTCGAGACGCTCACCCGGGAGGGGAAGCTGGCGGGGCTCCCGGGAATCCATAAAAAGACGGAAGAGAACATCCGCAAGGGGATCGACACGCTGCGGAAGGGGCGGGAACGGCACCCCCTGGGGCGGGCCATTCCCATCGCCGAGGACATTATTCGGAAACTGAGGGCCAAAGCGCCCCTGAGCAGGATCGCCGTGGCGGGTTCCCTCCGCCGGTGGAAGGAGACGGTCAAGGACATCGACATCCTGGCCACTTCGGCAAAGCCGGAGAAGGTCATGGAGGTCTTCGCGGGCCTTCCGATCGTTACGGAGGTCCTGGCGCGGGGGACCACGAAGTCCTCCGTCCTCACGGCGGACGGGATCCAGGTCGACCTGCGGGTGGTGGAGGACGGCTCCTTCGGCGCCGCGCTCCAGTACCTCACCGGGAGCAAGGAGCACAACATCAAGCTCCAGGAGATGGCTTCGCGCGCCGGGCTCAAGATCAACGAGTACGGCATCTTCCGGGAGAGCGACGGGAAAAGAATCGGGGGGAAGCAGGAGGGGGAGGTCTACAAGGCGCTGAGGCTCCCCTTCATCCCGCCCGAACTGCGCGAGGACGCGGGGGAGATCGAGGCGGCGCAGGGGGATGGCCTCCCCGACCTGCTGACCGTCGGGGAGATCCGGGGGGACCTCCACGTCCACACGAAATGGTCGGACGGCGCCCACGACCTCGATGCGCTGGTCCGGGCCGCAAGGAAGAAAGGGTACCAGTACATCGCGATCACCGACCACTCGAAGGGGCTCGGGGTCGCCCACGGACTGGACGAGAATAGGCT
This window harbors:
- a CDS encoding YbaK/EbsC family protein, which translates into the protein MSVPQTLVRLLEERKIPFQAEAHPEAFTAQQAAQASHVPGRAFAKSVLVNVDGTIWMAVVPATERVDLRRMQACLGAKKVRLASEAEFAPLFTDCDIGAMPIFGSLYHIPVLVSHELMENPEIAFTAGTHRKIVRIRTSDYLAVEQPRVCEREAILAGAI
- a CDS encoding PaaI family thioesterase, encoding MGRIGEIWQGDRLIQDFGMKLLEAREGYAKVSVEVKDRFLNAHGIGHGVLLFAVADAAFALSVNAVVDAVGVQWSLNVFRAAKPGEEVIGESRIIHGGRQSMVCELTVTAGDGRVLARGQSTALPVRRGAHTGSAPPDVRKEGPPTAE
- a CDS encoding gamma carbonic anhydrase family protein, which codes for MFIGVRGIAPKCHGSVFVAEGAMVIGDVEIGEDSSVWFHTVIRGDIHRIRIGKRTNVQDHCTLHVTGKDPLAVGDEITIGHRAVVHGCTVEDFCLIGIGAVVLDGSVIGRGSVIGAGAVVPPGTVVPPHSLVLGVPGKVVKDLGPGSAEGNRVTAGNYVELARAYRKG
- the mscL gene encoding large-conductance mechanosensitive channel protein MscL, whose translation is MLKEFKEFAVKGNMVDMAVGIIIGVAFGAIIGSLVSDVLMPPIGLLLGNVDFSNLFLVLKEGKTVGPYATIAAAKGAGAVTLNYGLFVNTIVNFLIIAFALFFVVRGINTLKKKEEAPAVPTTKECPHCLSTIPIQAKKCGHCTSELKAA
- the amrB gene encoding AmmeMemoRadiSam system protein B, translated to MGTLPALRTDIDLIPARLEGRDVILVRDSLGIVAPNAALSGEVAPYLPLFNGFSTVDDLQIVMMRRQGGSLVFRSEAERIVGELSRMGILQTESTREAKERIVREFTASPERTAALAGSAYPADPAALAALIDRILSLPVPPAGRPPGSPCALASPHIDLRVAERTYAAAYRAIRGPAPPAVLLLGTGHSLGQSRYCLTAKTFTTPLGRVFADRAAVEEIRGKAEDALSPDDFAHRTEHSIEFPLLFLQRIFPMEKIPVLPVLCGQMEDLFGQVRSPLDAPGVAPFVEAVSAWFSAPPEGKLVVAGVDLSHAGPKFGDPQPASSLEPAFRAFDGEILHALEAGDAAALFSAGARERNRYRICGFSSLWTLLAVVPGIRGTVLDYQVWHEEPTRSAVSFAAVTFTR
- the polX gene encoding DNA polymerase/3'-5' exonuclease PolX, giving the protein MKNQQIAVVFSEIASLLELSGENPFRIRAYQRAAWNIGGLSQDVAEMTDEELRAIPGIGPDLVEKIRQFLGTGRVDLHADLKKEIPSGLLDILRVPGVGPKTAKTLYAKAGVRSLDDLETLTREGKLAGLPGIHKKTEENIRKGIDTLRKGRERHPLGRAIPIAEDIIRKLRAKAPLSRIAVAGSLRRWKETVKDIDILATSAKPEKVMEVFAGLPIVTEVLARGTTKSSVLTADGIQVDLRVVEDGSFGAALQYLTGSKEHNIKLQEMASRAGLKINEYGIFRESDGKRIGGKQEGEVYKALRLPFIPPELREDAGEIEAAQGDGLPDLLTVGEIRGDLHVHTKWSDGAHDLDALVRAARKKGYQYIAITDHSKGLGVAHGLDENRLREQIARIEEVNRTLRGFRILSGVEVDIRGDGTLDLPDAALGELDIVIASIHSGFRQSREQITARLLSAVRNPVVGIIAHPSGRLIGERDPYDVDMEALFREAAARGVAMEVNAHPSRLDLSDHHVRMTKRYGIPLVISTDTHVTANFDYMEYGVAVARRGWAVGDDVLNTLPCRNLLKRLRSGRNPDVRFLGRKA